Proteins encoded by one window of Amaranthus tricolor cultivar Red isolate AtriRed21 chromosome 4, ASM2621246v1, whole genome shotgun sequence:
- the LOC130811521 gene encoding auxin transporter-like protein 3: protein MASEKVETVVAGNYIEMEREEGDESSSKSKISNFFWHGGSVYDAWFSCASNQVAQVLLTLPYSFSQLGMLSGIIFQLLYGLMGSWTAYLISLLYVEYRTRKEREKVDFRNHVIQWFEVLDGLLGKHWRNIGLFFNCTFLLFGSVIQLIACASNIYYINDSLDKRTWTYIFGACCATTVFIPSFHNYRIWSFLGLIMTSYTAWYLTIASFLNGQVEGVKHTGPAKLVLYFTGATNILYTFGGHAVTVEIMHAMWKPQKFKMIYLIATLYVLTLTLPSASAVYWAFGDLLLDHSNALSLLPRTAFRDIAVILMLIHQFITFGFACTPLYIVWEKFIGVHETKSIMKRSVARLPVVIPIWFLAIIFPFFGPINSTVGSLLVTFTVYIIPAMAHMITFASFSARENAVERPPSFLGGWAGMYSMNVFVVVWVFVVGFGLGGWASMMNFIQQVNTFGLFAKCYQCPHKSKA, encoded by the exons ATGGCTTCAGAGAAGGTGGAGACAGTGGTGGCTGGGAATTACATCGAAATGGAAAGAGAAGAAGGAGATGAATCAAGTAGTAAGAGTAAGATCTCAAACTTTTTCTGGCACGGTGGTTCTGTTTATGATGCATGGTTTAGCTGTGCTTCTAACCAg GTAGCACAAGTGTTACTAACACTCCCCTACTCATTTTCACAACTGGGAATGTTATCTGGGATTATATTCCAACTTTTGTATGGGTTGATGGGAAGTTGGACTGCTTACCTCATCAGTCTTCTTTACGTTGAATATAGAACTcgtaaagaaagagaaaaagttGATTTTAGGAACCATGTCattcag TGGTTTGAAGTACTTGATGGATTACTTGGAAAACACTGGAGAAACATTGGCCTCTTTTTCAATTGTACTTTTCTTCTATTTGGATCTGTTATTCAGCTCATTGCTTGTGCCAG CAATATATACTACATAAATGATAGCCTGGACAAGAGAACATGGACATACATTTTTGGTGCCTGCTGTGCAACAACAGTGTTCATACCTTCATTCCATAATTACAGAATATGGTCGTTTCTTGGTCTAATTATGACTTCTTACACTGCCTGGTATCTCACTATTGCATCCTTCCTCAATGGTCAG GTTGAGGGAGTAAAACACACAGGTCCAGCCAAGTTGGTACTGTATTTCACTGGTGCTACCAACATTCTGTACACTTTTGGTGGGCATGCTGTCACTGT GGAAATTATGCACGCGATGTGGAAGCCACAAAAGTTTAAGATGATATATCTAATAGCAACATTATATGTGTTAACCCTGACACTGCCATCAGCAAGTGCAGTATATTGGGCTTTCGGAGACTTATTACTTGATCATTCCAACGCCTTGTCTTTACTTCCTAGGACTGCTTTCCGCGACATTGCTGTTATACTCATGTTGATCCATCAG TTTATAACATTCGGATTTGCGTGCACTCCACTCTACATCGTGTGGGAGAAATTCATAGGTGTTCATGAAACAAAGAGCATTATGAAGCGTTCTGTGGCAAGGCTTCCGGTGGTTATCCCTATATGGTTCCTTGCTATCATATTCCCCTTCTTCGGACCCATTAATTCAACAGTTGGATCTCTACTTGTTACCTTCACTGTCTACATAATTCCGGCTATGGCTCACATGATTACCTTCGCGTCTTTCTCTGCTCGAGAG AATGCAGTGGAGAGACCACCATCATTCCTAGGAGGATGGGCAGGAATGTATAGTATGAACGTGTTTGTAGTGGTATGGGTGTTCGTGGTCGGGTTCGGGCTTGGTGGATGGGCCAGCATGATGAACTTCATACAACAAGTCAACACATTTGGGCTTTTTGCTAAATGTTATCAATGCCCACATAAGTCTAAGGCTTAA